The following are encoded in a window of Halorarum salinum genomic DNA:
- the wecB gene encoding non-hydrolyzing UDP-N-acetylglucosamine 2-epimerase: MSSTLSFVLGTRPEIIKLSPVIRSCQRYDVPFSLIHTGQHYSDELDSVFFEQLELPPPEYNLAVGSSSHGEQTGEMIVGIESVLEEERPDVVLVQGDTNSVLAGTIAATKMKGIEVGHVEAGLRSFDREMPEEVNRRLADHAADHLFPPTETSRQQLLSEGLADDRITVTGNTIVDAVTQNVEIAHERSSVLAELGLESEFGLLTAHRAENVDDRERFVTLLDGVARAAREQDLLVVYPIHPRADKWVSEFGIDVPAEIRLVEPQDFLDFLVLEDEATIVFTDSGGVQEESCILQTPCVTLRDNTERPETVEVGANRIVGVESESVVEGVREILGVGPNWENPFGDGTAAKQILDALEYDQA; this comes from the coding sequence ATGTCTTCTACTCTCAGCTTCGTACTTGGCACGAGACCGGAGATAATCAAGCTCTCCCCGGTCATCCGATCCTGTCAACGATATGATGTTCCGTTCTCGCTCATTCACACCGGGCAGCACTACTCCGACGAGCTCGATTCGGTGTTCTTCGAGCAACTTGAGTTGCCACCGCCGGAGTACAACCTGGCGGTGGGATCAAGCAGCCACGGCGAACAGACCGGAGAGATGATTGTCGGGATCGAGTCGGTGTTGGAAGAAGAGCGTCCAGACGTGGTGCTGGTCCAAGGGGACACCAACTCGGTACTGGCGGGGACGATCGCGGCGACGAAGATGAAAGGTATTGAGGTGGGTCATGTCGAGGCCGGCCTCCGGAGCTTCGACCGGGAGATGCCTGAGGAGGTCAACCGCCGGCTGGCCGACCACGCCGCCGACCACCTGTTCCCGCCGACAGAGACGTCCCGCCAGCAGTTGCTCTCGGAGGGACTGGCCGACGATCGGATCACTGTCACCGGGAACACTATCGTCGACGCCGTCACGCAGAACGTCGAGATCGCCCACGAGCGGAGCAGCGTGCTGGCGGAGCTGGGTCTCGAGAGTGAGTTTGGGCTATTGACGGCCCACCGGGCCGAGAACGTCGACGACCGCGAGCGGTTCGTCACGCTCCTCGACGGGGTGGCGAGGGCCGCACGAGAGCAGGATCTTCTGGTCGTATACCCAATCCACCCCCGTGCCGATAAGTGGGTGTCGGAGTTCGGGATCGACGTGCCGGCGGAGATTCGTCTCGTGGAGCCGCAGGACTTCCTCGACTTCCTCGTGCTGGAGGACGAGGCGACGATCGTGTTCACTGACTCCGGCGGCGTCCAGGAGGAGAGCTGTATCCTGCAGACGCCCTGCGTGACGCTTCGGGATAACACCGAGCGGCCAGAGACGGTTGAAGTCGGGGCGAACCGGATCGTCGGCGTTGAGTCTGAAAGTGTGGTCGAAGGTGTTCGAGAAATACTTGGGGTGGGACCCAACTGGGAGAATCCCTTTGGGGATGGAACGGCGGCCAAACAAATCCTCGACGCGCTCGAGTACGATCAAGCATGA
- a CDS encoding nucleotide sugar dehydrogenase yields MTEAIPSICVHGLGYVGLPTAAILANSGHEVAGFDVDPDHRRNLENGDFTFEEPDLERFVDRAISDGLSIASEPEPADFHVICVPTPYDRDLDRTDLSSVEAAGETVAELLRPGDAVILSSTVPPGTTAGRLRKIIERKELSVTEDILLGYSPETVLPGNTLTELRENDRLVGTVNGRSPDRIVALYDAFVSGDVRITDATTAECVKLIQNAYRDVNIAFANEVAKLAHEFGIDSRKAIGFANEHPRVDILHPGPGVGGHCIPIDPLFLTYDNDIPMLIETARAVNDGMAGFVAELLEAALDGVAGSTVTVLGMAYKGGVADTRESPSFMLANRLEESSVGGVRFSDPYVKAGSINREVLSLSESLEGSDAAVIVTDHPEYGALDPGAFANWMDGRVIVDARAMLDEERWEAAGFDVYKV; encoded by the coding sequence ATGACCGAAGCAATTCCGAGCATCTGCGTTCACGGTCTCGGGTACGTCGGGTTGCCGACAGCGGCAATCCTAGCAAACTCCGGCCACGAGGTGGCCGGATTCGATGTCGATCCCGACCACCGGCGGAACCTCGAGAACGGGGATTTCACGTTTGAGGAGCCGGACCTCGAGCGCTTCGTGGACCGGGCGATTTCAGATGGCCTGTCGATCGCAAGCGAGCCCGAGCCGGCGGACTTTCACGTGATTTGCGTGCCGACTCCCTACGATAGGGACCTCGACCGGACGGACCTTTCGTCCGTCGAGGCCGCCGGGGAGACGGTCGCGGAGCTGTTGCGGCCGGGGGACGCAGTGATCCTCTCGTCGACCGTGCCGCCCGGGACGACGGCGGGTCGGCTCCGCAAGATCATCGAGCGCAAGGAGCTGTCGGTGACGGAGGACATCCTACTGGGGTACAGTCCGGAAACGGTGTTACCCGGGAATACGCTGACGGAGTTACGGGAGAACGATCGGCTGGTCGGCACCGTCAATGGTCGGTCCCCGGATCGGATCGTCGCGCTGTACGACGCGTTCGTCTCGGGAGATGTCCGAATAACCGACGCTACCACGGCAGAGTGCGTGAAGCTCATTCAGAACGCCTACCGAGACGTCAACATCGCGTTCGCGAACGAGGTGGCGAAGCTGGCCCACGAGTTCGGGATCGACTCCCGTAAGGCCATCGGGTTCGCGAACGAGCACCCGCGCGTGGATATCCTCCATCCGGGTCCCGGCGTCGGCGGGCACTGTATCCCGATCGATCCGCTGTTCTTGACGTACGACAACGACATCCCGATGTTGATCGAGACCGCCCGAGCGGTGAACGACGGGATGGCCGGGTTCGTGGCGGAGTTGCTGGAAGCGGCACTGGACGGCGTGGCCGGGTCGACGGTGACGGTGCTAGGAATGGCGTATAAAGGCGGTGTGGCGGACACCCGTGAGAGTCCGTCGTTCATGCTGGCGAACCGCCTGGAGGAATCGTCCGTCGGAGGAGTCCGCTTCAGCGACCCCTACGTGAAAGCGGGCTCAATCAACCGGGAGGTGCTGTCGCTCTCGGAGAGTCTGGAGGGGAGCGACGCAGCCGTGATTGTGACCGACCACCCGGAGTACGGGGCGCTGGACCCCGGGGCGTTTGCAAACTGGATGGACGGACGCGTGATCGTCGACGCGAGGGCGATGCTGGATGAAGAGCGCTGGGAGGCGGCCGGATTCGACGTATATAAGGTGTAA
- a CDS encoding sulfatase, whose translation MSNSTPNVLYITIDSIRADRVGFVGEQCDTTPVMDGLAGEGTTFEYAIATGIPTYYSFKSLLGGINSLSHEEGIGLPDTVTSIPEVFRGEGYSTAGFNAKNPWLTKAYGYDRGFDMYRDFLSEDDSRINTGQITRELKRFAKRAVSFSDTLTDRLGRLGRITNAVLGSQPLMPAEPLTDAASDWLETRSGDGPFFLWVHYMDPHYPWIPPAEFLPDDSDEKLSRLEIGQIWHTVAHEYKKENASVDSETIAQIEQLYDAEIRRTDAAIGRLVSALREQNEFEDTLIAIVGDHGTELYDHGGFSHGPDTLYQEIIRVPLLFHGPGVDHETRNVAALVDVPQTIIDTVTGIKGSPESFEGIDLLEEQRLGVSTEVVYDYDPALGENVDNDVFQARTEPPWKLIRNQHTGSLELYHLEDDPGEHEPVHGEYERQSTLESELDSHREFIQRRNRTVAEKQRVRRRIAELREAGKI comes from the coding sequence ATGTCCAATTCCACGCCGAACGTTCTCTACATCACGATAGATTCGATACGGGCCGATCGGGTGGGATTTGTAGGAGAGCAGTGTGACACGACTCCGGTCATGGACGGATTGGCCGGCGAGGGGACCACTTTTGAATACGCTATAGCAACCGGAATTCCGACATATTACTCCTTCAAGTCGCTTCTCGGTGGGATTAACTCACTCAGTCACGAGGAAGGTATTGGCCTCCCAGATACCGTGACATCTATCCCAGAGGTCTTTCGAGGGGAAGGTTACTCGACGGCGGGATTCAACGCGAAGAACCCGTGGTTGACGAAAGCTTACGGGTACGACCGGGGATTCGACATGTATCGGGATTTCTTGTCGGAAGACGATTCGCGAATCAACACCGGCCAAATCACCCGGGAACTCAAGCGATTCGCCAAGCGAGCCGTTTCGTTCAGTGATACGCTCACCGATCGGCTCGGTCGACTCGGCCGGATAACGAACGCCGTCCTTGGTTCACAGCCACTCATGCCGGCTGAGCCACTCACCGATGCCGCAAGCGATTGGCTGGAAACGAGGTCCGGTGACGGTCCGTTCTTCCTCTGGGTACATTACATGGATCCACACTACCCGTGGATTCCTCCAGCAGAGTTTCTCCCGGACGATTCCGATGAAAAGCTCTCTCGACTGGAGATCGGTCAAATCTGGCACACGGTCGCTCACGAGTACAAGAAGGAGAACGCTTCCGTAGACAGTGAGACGATCGCTCAAATCGAACAGCTGTACGATGCAGAGATTCGTCGAACCGACGCCGCCATCGGTCGGCTCGTCTCGGCGCTGAGAGAGCAAAACGAATTTGAGGACACACTAATCGCCATCGTGGGTGACCACGGGACAGAACTTTACGATCACGGGGGATTCAGCCACGGGCCAGATACACTGTATCAGGAGATCATTCGTGTCCCCCTGTTGTTCCATGGTCCAGGAGTCGATCACGAAACTCGAAATGTTGCGGCGCTCGTCGATGTCCCGCAGACAATCATCGACACGGTGACTGGAATCAAGGGGTCTCCGGAGAGCTTTGAGGGGATCGACCTGTTAGAAGAGCAGCGACTGGGGGTTTCGACGGAGGTCGTGTACGATTACGATCCTGCTCTCGGAGAGAACGTGGACAACGATGTTTTTCAGGCTCGAACTGAACCCCCCTGGAAGTTGATCCGTAACCAGCATACTGGTTCACTTGAACTGTACCATCTCGAAGACGATCCCGGGGAGCACGAGCCAGTTCACGGAGAGTACGAGAGACAATCAACCCTCGAATCCGAACTTGACAGCCACCGGGAATTCATACAGCGACGGAATCGAACCGTAGCCGAAAAACAACGGGTCAGAAGACGAATTGCGGAACTCAGAGAGGCAGGAAAGATCTAA